A stretch of DNA from Pelosinus sp. IPA-1:
AACATAATTCCAGCTGCTGCAGTGCGCGTAAACAATCCAAGAATCAGGAATGCGCCACCTACGGTCTCAATTGTAGTCACTACATAGGCAAGTGCGGCTGGCAATCCTATTGAGCCAAACCATTTAACAATACCCTCAAATCCAGCTATTTTTTGTAATCCATGAGCTAGAAAAATGATTCCTAAAGCGACACGGAGCACAAGCATACTCCATTCATAATAACGTTTTGACATTTTACTTCCCCCTATTTTCTATTTCATTTAGTTAGTCAACCTTTCTCCTAAAAAGGATACGGCTACTTTTATTTTTTTCTACATTATTTTATTGGAATCTTCTGCCGTAAAAATACCTACCCCTACCCCTTCCATTCCTTTGACCACAAAACCTTTGCTTATAATATTGCGCAAAGCCGCTCTGCCGCGATGAATTCTTGATTTTGCTGCATTGGTATTAATATTTAAAATACTGGCAACCTCGGGAACGGGAATTCCCTCAAGATCATGCAAAATAAGAAGTACTCGCTGAGTTTCCGGCAATTTTAAAATTGCTTGCTGAACTAGAAATTGTTTATACTTAGTTTCACACATTTTATCTGGATCTTCATTAGGACGTTCAATCGGCAGCATGACTCCTTGGAGACTTTCCTCCCACTCTATCTGATTGCTAGTTCGGCTTCTTTTTTTACGAAAATTAAAACATACGTTAGAACTCAATCGATAAACCCAAGTATATAAACTGGACTGCCCCTTAAAATTTCGCAAAGATCGATGTACTTGGAGCAGAATTTCTTGTAGGGCATCCATAGCATCGTCATGATTTCCAAGCATCCGGTAAGCCAAGGAATAGAGTTTCGTTTGATATTGATTTGTAAAAAGTTTTAATGCTCTCTCCTGATCTCCGACCTTATAAAAACGAATTATCTCCTGATCAACCGTCTTTTCATTCTCACTCATATTCTATCCTTCCTTTTATCTTCAATGAATCATGCCACTTGGCTGGCAATATTTCAAAAAATCTTCGTCCTTCTCATTATAACCTGAATCTAAAAATTCAACGATCCCCATGCCTACACCAGGCAACTTTTCATAAGCCCGAATATGCCCAGGAGTCTGTGACCCCATTACTCCTAGCAACATAAACAAGTCACGGAAATTCCCTTCAGGTTTTGCTATCTCTATTAATTCCTGATCAATCTTCAAAACGTCCATCCCTTTGCCTTCAGAAAGTAGCTTAAGCACCCGACGATCAAAGGTCTCATGCTCTAATCGCATTTTGCCATTCATAAAGCAGGTAAGGTCGTGGGAAAGGGAACCCGAAATAAGAAATAGCACTTTCCCCCCCCAATTTCTTAGTGTATGTCCTAAGGTTCTTCCCCACCGGAAAGCACAGAGCAATGAACCTGAAACAGAAAGGGGAATTACAGGAATGTTTTTCTCTGGAAACATGAAGTGTAATGGAATAGCAATGGCATGATCAGCACCATGTTTGCTACTGCTAGGAAAGATCAGATTTTTTTCACCTGCTTGTAAAAGTAAGTTAGCCAATTTAGGATTTCCCAAAACGTCATATTCAATTTTTCGGCGAAACCCGTAATAATCCATTACTGTTTCATGTTGCGATGAGTTATCTATGAAAAATTTATCGTTAGTCTGCCAATGGGTAGTGACAGCAACTACAGCCTCCACGCCCCACTCTTGCATCCTTTTGCCACTCTCTTGCAGAGCCTTTATAACAGGAGAGGATGGTTGGTCTATTTCATCTTCAAGCAAGGTTGGCGCATGAGGTACAATGATTCCATGAATATTAGACTCTATTTTCATTTTATATTTATCCTTTCTATCCCACTTTAATCTAGTAGAGTAAGTTACTATTTAGATATTGAATTCTTTCTATTATCTTAGTCACGAGAAAGCCTAAAAAAGATACGGGGATACTAAAAAAAATCTAAAATAAAAAAACTGCCGGACACCGACAGCTTTTTTATTACGGTACGTTGTTCTATATCCTATTAACTTTTGGGGAACTTGCCCTACAACTATTTCAATGTTAATACTTCAAAAAGGTTAAACTCTGTATCAAAATATAAAAGCCGATTTTGCAATACTTCACCGATGCCTGTTAAAAGTTTGACTACTTCTTGGCATTGAATTGCCGCAGCCAAAGCAGGAGTAGTTGCTGGATTTCCTAGCTGGGTCTCAATGCCTTTTTCCCCTCTACTATCTTTTTTATAGATCCTTTCCAAACCTACATCTCCAGACAACAGAGTAGTCACTTGCCCTGTGAAGCCAGCAATTGCACCATGTACAAAAGGTAAACCAAGTTCCCTTGTTATTTGGCTGAGTAGCAAGCGATCACGAATATTATCTAAAGCATCCACTACCACATCCACATCCGCCAGTAGCTCCTTGGCATTTTCCTTAGTGAGCATTTGAGGTATAGCTTCTATGATTATATCGGAATTAATAGCAGCAATCCGTTCTACTGCGGCAATTGCTTTATTTACCCCGATATTCTGTTCTGTCGCTAACAATTGGCGATTCAAATTATGAACCGCAAAGCTATCTCCATCAATCACTCTTATAAAACCTACACCCTGACGAGCCAATAATTCTATAATATTACCACCTAAACCGCCCGCCCCAACAATGACTACTTTCCCACGTAACAACTTTTGCTGCCCAGCCACTCCAATTGTGCCAATATTTCTTTGGTACCTTTCTGGGGTTTCCCCCTTCTCTAGCTTATCTAGACTACTATTACTCCCTATCATTTAACCACCACCTACAGCTGGGAAAAGTCCTACTCGATCTCCCTCTTGCAGAGCGGAGTCTAACGTACTACTAACACCATTTATCATAATAATATGAACCTCTGCCATATCAATCTTCATAGTGTTAAGTAAATCACTAACCCTACTGTCTGCCTGCACTTCAACCGATGACACCCCTGCAATCCAAGAAGGGTAATATCGCCTTAATGTAGCATATAACCGTACCTCTATGTACAATACTATCCCTCCCTATTTTACTCCTGTTTAATAAAACCTAATAGGACACGGTATGGCCCTGGCGTACCTGGGGGCACTAAAGCCACACGATCGCCAGGACAAATAATCGCATCAAAGGGGAGAAAAGCTTTTCCATTTATAAATATGATCTCAACGTCCTTCTTTGGAATATCCAATATTCCTAGTAGTTCGGGGCCTGTTACTTCTTTCTCTAAACTAAAAAAATAAGGATTTGACCAATTTCTCTTTTTAAATAAAGTAAATAGTCCCATAAACCCTCGGAGTTCAATCATATCAGGCATCAATCCCGCCCCCAGAATTCAAATAAAACGACTTATTCTCATTATTGAAATATATAAAAAACATTTTGAAACGCGAAGACGCGAGGACGGCGAAGAATAAGAACTAAAGCAATATCCCTTCGTACATCTTTGCGAGCTTCGTGTTTCAACGTTTTTCCTAGAACTTTATCACTAGATTGTTAAAAATTAAATACAGTGTCTAATTCTGCTTTTGGCACATCAAATGCTACATTATGAGGCGGTAACAGTTCTTTTCTAAAGAAGTCAGGTAAATCGTCAGCTCCACCACCAATACCTGCTGAAGCATTAAAAGCCCGTTCCTCTCTGAGCACTTGTTTACCCATTTCTAGATAATCACCAATCGTCTTATCCCACCCATAACGAGCATTGCACATCTCAACAATCCCCTCTAGACCTTCTGGAATATCCAAAATGGCAAAGGCAACAAATAGACAAAGGCCTGTGCTATCGATGAAAGCGGTAGCAATCTGAAGATTACGAGATAGCTCCACTTGTCCTTCTGGTTTTAGGGGATCTACTTTTCCACCTACACCAAGAATATTAGCTGTTACTGAATAACCAGCCGTATGATCTGCTCCCATGGTAGTCGTCGCATAGGTAACACCAACACCTTTAACAGCCCGTGGGTCGTAAGCTGGAATGGCCTGCCCTTTTACTGTTGGAACTCTACGCACACCAAATACTTTCCCCGTGATTTCTGCGCCAGCACCAAGAATCCGTCCTATAGGCGTTGCTTTTCCTAATTCGTGGATTAAGTCAATGGCAGCCTGGCTATCTCCAAATTTAATATAACCTGCTTCCATTGCCACTCCTATAGCCACCCCTGTATCAATGCTATCTACACCATAATCATCACACAAACGATTCATTAAAGCTATATCATCAAGATTATCAACACCTAAATGGGCGCCAAAGGACCAGCAGCTTTCATATTCAAAACCACCCGTCAAAACTTCTCCCTTTTTATCTTTATAGATTTGAGAACAGCGAATGATACATCCTGGCGAACAGCCATGTCCCGTTTTCCCGCCCCGTTCATGAATGGTTGCCGCCAGTGTTTCACCCCCAATGTTATTTGCCCCCTCAAATCTACCTGAGCTAAAATTCCTCGTAGGCAATCCCCCCGCCTCACTTAGTATATTTACTAATACATCAGTACCATAAGCAGGTAGTGCTTGACTTGTAACAGGATGGGTCAATAGGGCATTGGCTAATTTTTTCGCCCCCGCTCTAAAGGCCGGTTCATCTACAAAGGGCACCATTTTTGTGCCGCTATCATCAGCTATAATTGCTTTAATCCCTTTACTCCCCATTACTGCACCCATACCACCGCGGCCAGCTTGACGGGTAGGATCGCCTTCCATATCAGTAAACCCAACACAAGCTGTTGCCATCTTGCGTTCCCCTGCCGTACCAATACAGCCAATGGCGATTTTTGCACCAAATTTTTCTTGCAGTTTGGCTACCGTATCATAAATATCTAGTCCTTTTAATTCAGGCATTTCCTCTAAAAACAATCCTTCACTACAGACTCGTATAATATAGGAGATATCCTTTTTGGGTAATCCTTCTACGATGATCCCTCTAATGCCAAGCCGGCCTAGTTTATGCCCCATTGCTCCGCCTACATTGCTTTCTTTAATCCCTCCGGTTAATGGGCTCTTCGCGCCTAATGACATGCGTCCTGCATTAGGTGCTCCTGTGCCTGATAGTAAACCAGTAACAAAAACAAGCTTGTTCCCCTCTCCTAGGGCATGATCTGTAGGAGATACCTCAGTATCTATAATCCGTGAACTAAGGGCACGACCTCCTAGTCCTTGGTATGGCGCACCGTCATCTTTTTTCACCGATAGATCAGCCATATTTATACGATAAAACATCTATTTTCCCCCTCCATACTTAGTAAGAGTCTTTTTTTACCGTAACCTGAATTATCCTTTATCAAATAAGCCCCCTCTCCGTAAAATACCAACCATAACTATCTAACTGTTTTCAGTTCTTCCCCTGGATAGTTACCTCTCTAACTTATTCGAATTTTTCAGTTTACTATATGTAATCAGTAATTATGCATATACCATGCCATTCATGCACATAGAAAATAAGCCATTCCCGATAAGTTAGGAAGTGGCTTATTGATGGTTTTTGTAACAATAGTGTCACTTTTTTGTCACCTATAAGCAACACAAAAGTGACACTATTGTTCTATTTAATTTTCTACACCATATAAATGCATCTTACGATAAAGGGTATTACGAGAAATTTTCAGTTCTCGAGCTACTTCACTCACATTACCACCATGCTTTGTTAAAAACAATATAATTTGCTGTTTCTCGGCATTTTCCAATATTTTCTTTCGCTCTATACGGCCAAAATTCCCTTTTAGAACCTGAGAAAATATAGCATCTAACGCCACTGGAGGGTTTATTCCTGCACAAATCTCAATTGGCAAATGCACTGCTGTAATCATCTCAGTTCCAGACAAATTTACAGCTCGTTCTACTACATTTTGTAATTCACGCACATTACCCGGCCAATCAAACTGCTGTAAGCATTCTATTACCTGAGGATCAGCGCAAAACTTACAATTCCTTTCCCTACCAATTCGCTCTAAGAAATTAGTAAATAGTAAGGGAATATCTGCCTTACGCTCACGAAGAGGTGGAATATTGACAGTAATCACATTTAGTCGATAATAAAGATCTTGGCGAAACCTTCCTTTTTTTACCTCTTCCATCAAGTTTTTGTTTGTTGCACAAATAATCCGTGTATTAATCGGAATCATCTTATCGCTGCCAATGCGTGTTATATTTTTCTCTTGCAATACCCTCAGTAATGCGATTTGTTGTTCTAGAGGCATATCACCTATTTCATCAAGAAAAAGAGTACCACCAGAAGCAAATTCGAATTTTCCTGGTTTACCACCTCGTTTAGCACCCGTAAAGGCACCTTCGGCATAACCAAATAATTCACTGCCAATTAAATCTTTAGGTATAACACCGCAGTTCATGGCTACAAAGGGACCATTCCTTTGTTTACTCCGGTTATGAATAGCCTGAGCAAAAATCTCTTTTCCTGTACCACTCTCACCTTGCAAAAGAATGGTAGAGGCGGTAGGTGCTGCCAACGAAGCCACTCGTATGGCTTCTACTATCGCCGCGCTTTCACCAATAACATCGCCAAATTGCAACGTGACTTGATAACCATTAAATCGATTTTCTAGATTTTGCGTTGGTTTCGGACGCAAAAGAATAACTCCACCAATTACTCGGCCTTGCTCATCTAGTAAAGGGTCACCGGATGCCAGGCAGTGAAACATACTATTCTTCGTATCAACTATGCATTCAATCTCTTCATAAGACTCTTTACTATGCAGCATCAACTGGGCTATTACATTTTTGTTGCCAAATAGACGATCCATAGGCATTCCTACTATTTCATGCTCTATTGTACTTAAAATATCTTTAGCAGCTGGGTTAATTTGTTTTATAATACCACATTCATCAACCATCAATACCCCATCAGACATGGTATTAAAAAGGTTTGTTAAACGCTTATTCGCCTCTGCCAATTCTCGATTTTTTCGTTGTATGGCAAGTTGCGCAGTAATGGCTTCTGCAGCAGCAGCAACCATACCCAACGTATGCAGATGGGAAGTATAGGAGGCACCCGACATATCCAAAATTCCAATTACTTGTCCTGTAGGATTAAAAATGGGTGCTGCAGAACAAGTTAGGCAATGATGTTTTTGGCAATAGTGTTCTGCCCCTGAAACCTGAACGGCTTCTTTTATCATTAAAGCGGTTCCAATGGCATTGGTACCTTCTCTTTCGCTCCACAAAGCTCCTTGAAAAAAATTGCTCGTCATAGGATTGTTCAATGTATCTTCATCACCGAACATTTCCATTATATAGCCTCGCTCATCAGTTAAAGCAACTACAAATCCAGAGCCCTCAACAAAAGAATATAGATTCATCATAAAAGGTTTGGCTATCTCTATAAGCTCTCGTTTCTCTAAGAGCATAGAAAACATGGCTGCTTCATCTAATTTGCTATGGATTATATTGCCATAAGGGTTAACACTAGCCTCATAACAACGCATCCAGGATTCAATAATTAGCGAACGAGTAGAATACTGGCCCTTTTCTCCCATGATAAATTTTTTCCAATCGGGAAGAGTATAATCTTGATAACTATTGTTAATCGTCATAATACCCACCTTATCACAATGATAAGAGTAAATTTCGCCATTATCTTGCTGACACCTGCAACAAGATAAGAAAAACGCTAGGCGTCCTTTTTGAACCACAAAGACACAAAGGGGTTCTATCCATATCGTTCCCATCTTCTTTGTGTGCCGCGATAGCGGCATTGTGTCTTTGTGGTTCAATCTTTTTAACTAGAAACTTATAAATTCTGATAACATAAGAAGAGATCACTCTTCCTATCAGCTTTACAGCTAAATTAAAGAGTGATCTCTTTTTCTTCTTATCCCACATAACCTAAAATACGAGAAATACGCAATGTACTATCTAATAATTTATCGACTACTTCTTTTTCAATAAAATCAAGAGAGAAGCGAGTGGCAATTCCTGAGATACTAATCGCAGCAATAACCTTTCCTGCCTTATCATAAATAGGGGCGCCAATACATCTTCCTTCCATTTCGCTTTCTTGCTTATCTAAGGCATAACCTAACTTCCGAACATTTTCCATCTCTTTAAGATAATCAAGAGGTTTCGTCAGGGTATTTTCCGTCCTTTTTTCCATACCTTCTTCTTCAAGAATGGCAAGTATCTCTGCATCTGTATGATGCAACAGCAGAACTTTGCCAAGAGCAGTACAATGTACAGAATTAGTCGTTCCTAGTTTAGCAACTAAACGTGAGGGATGAGGACTTTCTACCGTATCTACATATAAAACTCGCTTTTTCTGTAAAATAGCTAAATGGATCGTTTCTTTCGTAAACTCATTCAGTGACTCTAAATACTCTTTTGCCAAGTGTTTTATCTCAAACTCTTTTTCTGCCCACTGACTCATCATCAATAGTTGGTAACCAAGTCGGTAATTCCCATTGTGATCACAGAAAGCATAGTTTCGATTCTCAAGATTATTTAACAAGCGGTAAACGGTAGATTTCGGTAGTCCCGTATCTTCAGTAATTTTTTTTATACTAATGGGATTTCGGCTATTACCAATTACCTCTAATATATCAAATGCCCTATGCAATGATTGCACTTCTATTTTTCCCGCCATATCTATGCCCCTTCCTTGTACCTTAAAAAGCAACCCTTATCATTATTGTATTATATCATTTTTACTAGAGCAAGCTCATCGTTACAATTCAGTCAGCAAGAATAGCAATAGACATACATGATTACTTTTCGTAACCAGCTTATCCTATTTCTTCTTTTGCTTTCTGGACAGCTGCTACAAAGCGGCGTGCTGTTTCTGTAACCAAGGCATAATCACCAGTAGCGGCACCTCGTGTTAAATTACCGCCAACCCCTACTGCTACACAACCAGCTTTAAGCCATTCTCCAACATTATCTATGTCCACACCACCCGTTGGCATTAGACGTGCATGAGGTAATGGCCCTTTTAATGCTTTCACAAATTTAGGCCCCATCATTTCTCCTGGGAATGCTTTTAAAATATCTGCGCCTGCTTCCATAGCTAATACTGCTTCACGCACTGTCATGATTCCCGGCATTACCGGTACACGATATTTGTTACAAAGTTTTACGGTTTCCACGTCAAGGCAAGGAGATACAACAAACTCAGCACCACTTAAAATAGCTAATCTTGCAGTTGTAGGATCTAACACTGTTCCTGCACCTATCATTACGTCCGTACCCTTATATTCCTCTGCCAGTTCAGCCATAAGCTGGTGTGCTCTCGGAATGGTAAAAGTAACTTCAATTAATTTGATGCCACCAGCAACACAAGCTGCTACTGTTTTACGCGCTTCTTCATGGTTTGCACCACGTACGACAACTACTAAACTTTCTTCGCAAAGTCTCTTTATTACAATCTCTTTATCCATTTTTACCTCACTACCTTTTTATTTTTGTGCCATAAAAGCTGATAGACCTTTTCTAGTTGGCAGTCCATCATTATCACCAGGAGACATAACTGCCAATGCACCAATTGCAGCTGCCCGTCTTACAGCTTCTTGCAAGGATAATCCTTCTAGTAAAGCGCTCACTAGGCCAACAGCAAAACCGTCGCCTGCACCTACTGTATCTACCACTTTTTCTACTCTAAAGCCCGGCGTGTAAAATTGTTGCCCCTCTGAACTTGTATAAGCACCCTCGGCACCTAACTTTATTACAACAGTCTTCACACCAGCAGCATGATAAGCATCGGCGATTTCTTGTACAGTTTCTTTACCAGTAAGCAATTTTCCTTCTTCAATACCTGGAATCACAATATCAGCAAGGCATGCTAAATCGTTAACTACACTTGCCATTTCTGCTTTATCTGGCCAAAGACCAGGACGTAAGTTGGGATCATAGGAGATTTGTACGCCTTTTTCCCGGGCTTGTTTAATCAATTCATATACTACCTGCCGGCATCCAGCTGAAAGCGCTGGAGGAATACCGGTCAAATGGATATGATCAAATCCATGCCAATTAAGTTCAGCGATTGTGTTTAAATCCATGTGAGAAGCTGCTGAATTTCTACGTAAAGAAAAAACCTGAGGGTCACCAGTCGTAACTTTCTGCTTCCACTGCATACCAGTAAAATAATTAGCATCGTAGGTAGCATAAGATGTATCAATACCATTCTGTTGTAAAAATTCTTCTATCTGTTTACCGAAAGGATCATCACCTAGTTTTGTAATATAAGTAACTTGATGCTCTAAACGCACCATACCGATAGAAAAGTTAACTTCAGCACCCGCAACAAACCGGGAAAAATGTTCTACATCTTTCAATGCACCTTCCTGCTGTGCTACAAAAAGTGCCATAGGTTCGCCAATTGTAAGTATTTTACTCATATTTTACCTCCTAAATTCAACCGTAACATTATGATTTGTTTACCTGTTGTATTTTTTCAATTGTTTTTAGTAATAATTCCTCTGGTTCTTCCCCACAAGGAAACTCAATGCCTACAGGTACATCCTTAGGCAATAGGCTAAGAGCTGCCCGCCAGTTAATATGACCACCATCTAAGCTGCGTACTTGAGGCCCTTGCAGCGTCATTTCCACGTCTTTTAAGTGAATATAGCGAACAAAAGGATATAGTTTTACAGCATTATAAAGTGGTTCTTGACCAACAAAAACAAAGTTACCTACATCATAAGTAGCATATACAGGAATATTGTTTGTACGGCACGCTTCCACCAACGCTAGAATGGTCTCAACTCTGCCATTGGCAGGAGATTGATCGCCTTCTACAGTAACAAGCACAGTATGCCCACTAAGTATATTCTTAAGATCAAACAGTTCCTTTTGAGCAGTATCATCAAATTCACCTACAGCGAATTTAACACGTGTAGCATCAAGTACTCTTGCTTCGTGAAGCACCTCGAGCAAACCACCACGATCTAATTTACCTCGTTTAAAGAGCACTGCTGGAATCGAATAATATACTTCCAGACCAAGCTCTGCTGCCTTACTGCGCATTTGTGGCAGTTCCACGGCAAAGTCCTTGATCCATTCGCGCCGCACTTCTACTTTTTTCACGCCTAAAGATGCTACTTTAGAGAAAAGTTCAACCTGTCTCGTTCCCTTACTAACAGCATCAGCAAAAACTAATAGGTTAATCACAATATCTTTCGACATATTGCTCCTCCTCTCCTTTATTGGTTAAAGTCCGAATGCTTAATAAAAGAGGCATACAGAGAATGCCTCTTTTCATTAAGCCATATCGGATTTATGCTTGTTTTACAGCTTGCTCTTTTTCTTTCATATAGTTGCTCCACCAAGCTGTCAATATTGGAACCATAACGGATGTTACAATAACTGAAGTAGCAACTAACGTAGTAGCAGCTTGTGCAACTGGTTTAAATTCTGGTAGCATTTCACCAATAATGAGAGGATTGGTAACAGCTGCTCCCGCAGTACTGGATGCCGCAAGCCCTGCTGTACCATTGCCGCCACCGATAAATTTATCAGCTAACATCAATGGAATACCTGTAACTATAATAACGGAAATCCCTAATGTAACTCCTAATAATCCAGTTTTACCAATTACATTCAAATCAATTGTATTACCTAAAGCAAACGCAAAGAAAGGAATCATAACATTAGATGCCTTACCAAAGTATTCTCTTAGTTCGCTATCTAAATTACCTAATGCAAAACCAACTAAGAAAGGAAGAACAGCACCAACAAATAAACGTGGTTCAAAGGTTGCTAAACCAGAAGTGCCCATAATAAGCATGGTCACTAAAGGACCTGATTCAATTGACATGAGGACAAACGCTCCTGCCTCTTCCTTGGAACCGTATTGTTGCATAATGGAAGCATACAAACCGCCATTGGTCATATCCATAGCTGCAATTAATGCCAGAGTGGACAATCCAGCGAAAAATCCCGTTTGTACCCCATTTCCCGGAAGGACCTTGGCTGCGATAAATGCTACAACCCAAGCAACGGCAATTTTAGTCAATACTAAAGTACCTGATTTTCTTAGCACTGTACCTGTAGCTCTAATATCAATACCAGCACCCATACAAAAAAACCACACGGCAAGGATGGGTACGGTACCAGTAATTAAACCATTCGTAAAGGATCCGAAATATTTACCCGAATCAGGGAAAAACGTGTGACATATCGCTCCCAAAAATAAAGGAACCAGCATGAGGCCACCAGGAATTCTGTCAATCGTGTGTTTGATTTTCATAGTTTACCTTCCCTCTTTTATTCAATATTTTTAAATATATATAATTGCGCACTTAAACTAAATGTTTCATCATCTGTGAAGATTCGGAATTCATTAGCCATTAGATAAGGCAGCCTTTGAGACCGGCTACCTTATCTAAATCTATTACTACTAACGAGCTAACCATCCTCCGTCAACCGCTACAGTGTAACCATTCACATAGTCAGAAGCAGGTGCTGCCAAAAACACAACAGGTCCTTCTAAATCTTGCGGCAAGCCCCAACGTCCTGCTGGAATACGATTGACAATTTCAGCATTACGTTGTTCGTCAGCGCGAATCGGAGCTGTATTGGCAGTAGCCATATAACCAGGTGCGATTGCATTGGCATTGATATTATATTTAGCCCACTCATTCGCCATCAAGCGAGTAATTCCCATTACGCCGCTTTTGCTACCAGTATAGGAAGGTACGCGAATACCACCTTGGAAGGATAACATGGAAGCGATATTAATAATTTTGCCGCCTTGACCTTGTTTAATAAATTGTTTTGCTGCTGCTTGGCTGAAAAAGAATACGGTTTTGAGGTTGAGATCCATAACATCATCCCAGTCTTTTTCCGTGAAGTCGATTGCATCGGCACGACGAATGGTACCAGCACAGTTAACTAAGATATCAAGTCTGCCAAATGCAGCAACTACTTGATCAATTACAGCAGGAATCACTTCAATGCTCATCAAGTTAGCATCTACAGCCAAAAATTTTCTACCTGTAGCTTCGATTAATGCTTTTGTTTCAGTATTATCACCTAAGCCTACACTAACAATATCTGCTCCCGCTTTTGCTAAAGCAGCAGCCATCCCTTGGCCAAGCCCCATTGCTGCACCAGTAACAATGGCCACTTTTCCCGTCAAATCAAACATACTCATATAGAACCTCCACTATCTTTTTATCTAGTATAGATTTTCATTTATCAACTAAATTTATTTCAATGTTTTCATTGCAACATGGTCCATATCATCAAAAGTTTGATTTTCTCCCGCCATACCCCAAATGAAAGTATAACATTGGGTACCTACGCCAGAATGAATTGACCAGCTAGGTGAAATAATTGCTTGTTCATTTCTCATTACTACATGTCTGGTTTCTGTTGGCTCACC
This window harbors:
- a CDS encoding bifunctional 2-keto-4-hydroxyglutarate aldolase/2-keto-3-deoxy-6-phosphogluconate aldolase translates to MDKEIVIKRLCEESLVVVVRGANHEEARKTVAACVAGGIKLIEVTFTIPRAHQLMAELAEEYKGTDVMIGAGTVLDPTTARLAILSGAEFVVSPCLDVETVKLCNKYRVPVMPGIMTVREAVLAMEAGADILKAFPGEMMGPKFVKALKGPLPHARLMPTGGVDIDNVGEWLKAGCVAVGVGGNLTRGAATGDYALVTETARRFVAAVQKAKEEIG
- a CDS encoding sugar kinase; this encodes MSKILTIGEPMALFVAQQEGALKDVEHFSRFVAGAEVNFSIGMVRLEHQVTYITKLGDDPFGKQIEEFLQQNGIDTSYATYDANYFTGMQWKQKVTTGDPQVFSLRRNSAASHMDLNTIAELNWHGFDHIHLTGIPPALSAGCRQVVYELIKQAREKGVQISYDPNLRPGLWPDKAEMASVVNDLACLADIVIPGIEEGKLLTGKETVQEIADAYHAAGVKTVVIKLGAEGAYTSSEGQQFYTPGFRVEKVVDTVGAGDGFAVGLVSALLEGLSLQEAVRRAAAIGALAVMSPGDNDGLPTRKGLSAFMAQK
- the kdgT gene encoding 2-keto-3-deoxygluconate transporter is translated as MKIKHTIDRIPGGLMLVPLFLGAICHTFFPDSGKYFGSFTNGLITGTVPILAVWFFCMGAGIDIRATGTVLRKSGTLVLTKIAVAWVVAFIAAKVLPGNGVQTGFFAGLSTLALIAAMDMTNGGLYASIMQQYGSKEEAGAFVLMSIESGPLVTMLIMGTSGLATFEPRLFVGAVLPFLVGFALGNLDSELREYFGKASNVMIPFFAFALGNTIDLNVIGKTGLLGVTLGISVIIVTGIPLMLADKFIGGGNGTAGLAASSTAGAAVTNPLIIGEMLPEFKPVAQAATTLVATSVIVTSVMVPILTAWWSNYMKEKEQAVKQA
- the kduD gene encoding 2-dehydro-3-deoxy-D-gluconate 5-dehydrogenase KduD, with amino-acid sequence MSMFDLTGKVAIVTGAAMGLGQGMAAALAKAGADIVSVGLGDNTETKALIEATGRKFLAVDANLMSIEVIPAVIDQVVAAFGRLDILVNCAGTIRRADAIDFTEKDWDDVMDLNLKTVFFFSQAAAKQFIKQGQGGKIINIASMLSFQGGIRVPSYTGSKSGVMGITRLMANEWAKYNINANAIAPGYMATANTAPIRADEQRNAEIVNRIPAGRWGLPQDLEGPVVFLAAPASDYVNGYTVAVDGGWLAR